Proteins from one Triticum aestivum cultivar Chinese Spring chromosome 7A, IWGSC CS RefSeq v2.1, whole genome shotgun sequence genomic window:
- the LOC123147930 gene encoding probable protein phosphatase 2C 56, whose protein sequence is MARVAAANLRGLVGIGAAGRRRVTASVVTHRATPGGRGFRAAASGSVGRTTPESSSSSSSALPQLQPRRGLATRRAVLRDLLSGGFESEDGNLSCGYSSFKGRRPTMEDRYDVKFAKIKGQTVSLFGVFDGHAGALAAEYLKEHLLDNLIEHPQFLRNPKLALKTAFLKSDADFLESVTTPYREDGSTALAAVLVGEQLYVANVGDSRAIALKGGKAIPLSDDHRPNLKDERTRIENAGGGVSYDGFTWRVDGILAMSRAFGNRGLKNYVIAEPDIQETQVNSDLEYLVLATDGLWDFVQNEDVISLMRATDGPEAAAVKLTEMAHSRHSSDNITCIVVRFHH, encoded by the exons ATGGCACGCGTCGCTGCCGCTAACCTGCGTGGTCTGGTCGGCATTGGAGCGGCGGGTCGGCGCCGGGTGACCGCCTCCGTCGTGACGCACCGCGCGACACCCGGCGGGCGCGGGTTCCGGGCCGCGGCCTCAGGCTCTGTGGGCAGGACGACGCCTGaatcctcctcttcgtcctcgtcggctcTACCACAGTTGCAGCCGCGGCGCGGCTTGGCGACGAGACGAGCGGTGCTGCGTGACTTGCTTAGCGGCGGCTTCGAGAG TGAGGATGGTAATCTGAGCTGTGGATATTCAAGTTTTAAGGGGAGGAGACCTACTATGGAGGATCGCTACGACGTAAAGTTCGCTAAAATTAAGGGACAGACAGTTAGCCTGTTTGGTGTATTTGATG GTCATGCAGGAGCACTTGCTGCTGAATATCTAAAGGAACATCTGCTTGACAACCTTATCGAGCATCCTCAGTTCCTGAGAAACCCAAAGCTTGCTCTAA AGACGGCCTTCCTGAAAAGTGATGCTGATTTCTTAGAATCGGTAACCACTCCTTATAGGGAGGATGGTTCGACAGCTTTGGCTGCTGTTTTGGTTGGTGAACAACTTTATGTAGCAAATGTTGGCGATTCACGTGCTATCGCTTTAAAAGGTGGCAAAG CTATCCCACTCTCAGATGACCATAGACCTAACTTAAAGGATGAGCGAACGAGAATTGAGAATGCTGGAGGTGGCGTTAGTTATGATG GTTTTACTTGGAGGGTTGATGGAATTCTGGCAATGTCCCGTGCATTTGGCAACCGTGGATTGAAGAATTATGTGATAGCAGAGCCTGACATTCAG GAAACGCAGGTCAACAGTGACCTGGAATACCTGGTTCTCGCTACAGATGGTCTTTGGGATTTTGTGCAAAATGAG GATGTTATTTCACTTATGAGAGCAACTGACGGGCCTGAGGCAGCGGCGGTGAAGCTGACGGAAATGGCCCACTCCCGGCACAGCTCAGACAACATCACATGCATTGTGGTGCGATTTCACCACTGA